Below is a genomic region from Apteryx mantelli isolate bAptMan1 chromosome 22, bAptMan1.hap1, whole genome shotgun sequence.
ttattttaaggaaaaatatttttagaatattttaaaagttgggcTGGCCTAATGTATTATTTCCTAGACTTACAAGCTTGTTCAATCCAGAGGAGCAAGCTCCTGAAGAATCAGAGGAAGTTTCGGTGCTCTTTCCTTCTTCATAAGCTGTAGTGAATGTCCTGGATACTGCAGAGGAAATCTCTTGAGAAACCCAAGAGGAAGTATCCAAAGCTATTTCATGAGAGTGTCTGTATTTCTCAATGGCTACTGGAAGTTTTTCctctagaattaaaaaaagatggcaaagctggaaaattatttttggatttttttttaaatatcttggtCATATTTGAATAGAAGCATAAAAAGTTCTGTATACCAGCTAATTTGAACAAGAAACTAAAGAAATTATTGTCTGTAAGTGATCTCTTAGCAGATTTCTGCCTGGGATTTCCATCTCAGACACTAATGGCCCAAGACTTTGCCAATTTAAAAGTTTTTAATACTCTATTGCACAAAGTTAATTAAAGTGCAAAGCACAAGGTAATTCATTACCCCTAAACAACACTTAACAAATTCAACAATGCTGAGATCACTTTAGCAGCACTGACAATGTACTATGTGCTTGTCtggctttaaaatgcaaaaaccctaCATTTATCACTCCATACCAGTTTCAAATTCTAAGACAATTTATGATTTCTGAAGGCTACCATAAGCATCAATTCTCAAGTAACTATTTTTCAGAGACCTTTCAGATACTGGCTTTTTCAGCTGTCTGTCTATAAATTCTCCTTTAGTTCTACATATCAGATTCCTTTGATTAAACAGGCTTTTAGCTACAAAGGTGCAACTACCACAGCCAAAGCAAAGATTTCAAACCACAAGCATACCATTTCTTATGATTACTTATTCCAAGCCTGGCGTTATTGCATTGGTACTACATGAAGGGAGTTTCCATGATTCACACCAACCAATTTGACATTAGCAAGTGCTGGCAGAGAAACCTGACTCCCGGCATAGAAAGGTTCAGTCAGTCACTgattcttccttccctcccctccgcaGTTACCTGAGCTGAGCGGAGTGCTGACACTCGTCGGTGCATGACTCGCTCGGGGGGTTTTACAGTTTATATCCTTAGAGTAGCTCTCTTGCTCACAGGAAATACTTGACAAATCCTGAATATCTGTCAGTGATCTAAAGAATTGAAAGATACTCTGACAGTTAGAATATCCACTTCTTATGCTTTTGAATTACTAAATTCTGCTCTTTTCAGGTTCTTTAAATTTCACTTTGTTCAGTCTTGGCTAGCTTTTCAGAAGGCAGTTAGACATTCCCTTTGACAACTTCTCGCAGAATTTCTGGAAGGCTAAAGAACACCATCTTCCATGATCTTGCAGAGACAGAAGAAGTTAATTAACAGCTTTCCCTTCCTTTATGGAACTTCTTCCCTTTAATAATTCTTTTATAAGAAGAAACTCAGTAAATTGCCTCCAAAAAGGGCAAGAGCTTCAAATGTGAACCAGCAGGTACAAAACTATTTCCAAAGCCATAGGAAAATCCCAAGACTTAATGAAAATTAAAGATCTGTTAAGCTAAGACTAACTAAGTCTTAGGAGCCTTTAAAAGAATTACACAGGTAAAAGTGAAACTGCTAAATATCTGCACAGGCAGTGATGTCTACTCAAACTACAAATGTTTTTAAGCAGGTGCAGAACTGAGAAATTAAGAAATCTAACATCTATTGCAGATATACCCTTGTTTACATTTTTCTCATGTAATGATCAGATGTTGACTGTTACCAAATCAGTAATTTATATTCGAATCCCAGCTACCTGTAAAAAGAAACTAACTTTACTAGTTAAGTCACAAACCTATTTTGCTAATTGTTCCTAAGAATCACAATCACCAGCCTATTTTTGTAATAATATTTATGTAACTACACACTAGCAATTTGCTCTTTaacataatttaatttattttgtgtaCTTTACACAGAAGAAACAAGGAATACTCGCACTTAAGCGTGAAGAGGTACACCCAAATTATACTAAGTTAATTGCTtatgaatatgaaaatatttcaagtaagCTAAGATACATGACTGCTCTTTTATATCAATCTCCCTACttatgaaaaaatattatttcaatacTTTAAATAGTATTCTGTCTCTCTGTTTTGGTCTGTCATATGTTCTCATTTTACATGAACAGAAAACTTCTGGAATGATAACAAGCCAACTTGCTGCAGTTTCAGTAGGAAACAGTCTGCGGCCTTACATATCCTTCTCTCTGGATTCTTTCTGCGGCTCCCTTAGTATCACCTCTTGTGCTGCTTCACCACTGGAatgaggaaggggggaaaaaactaaTATTAATTGATCTCCTTGGAAaactatgaaaataaatttttaaagagaaaagatacTAAATACATTTAAAGCACTACCTTCTCTCTGGGATAGACTGAAGCTCCTAAAAACTTTTTGCTTAAAGCCTTAGAAGACAGGGAGAAGGAGAGCTAGATGAAAATGTAGTTTTAAGCACATTACGGACTTGTATCCAATACAGAGAACGCTTCTAACCGACAtcagcagtttccaaagaaaactaactgaaagttaaataaaaatcTGTGAATACACATCACTACATTGTTTTATCATCCTTTGACTAGTCTGCACCGTAAGCTATTGTCTCTCAAACAATCACAACATTCTTCAAGGTCAAGGAGGGATTCAAAGATGATTACTGCTAGATGGTCAGACAATAACAGTACTCTGTCCTGCTGCCAAAAGCTCAATTCTTAAGGAAGGGGAGGAAACAGAAACATCACCCTTTACCATAAGACCAAGCATTTACACTTGCTACCTACCTTTGGTACTGGTAACTCAGTCCCTCTAGAGGAGGGGAGAGAATACAAACACTGACAGTAAATACAGTTCTTACTCCCATACTCTGGAGAAATTCAGCAACTGCTAATTGCAGGGGAACATAAAGATGAGCTAAGGGGAGCCCTTAAGAAGCCTGAAAACTACTGCTGAAAGATCTTCTGTATCTCTTTAAGGGAAACATACCTCTTACAGCATGGGGTGGCGATCCTGGCTGACATCTCTAGGTATTAGACAATACAAAATTCACAGAAATACTGGACATAACCCTCATGTTTGACAGATAATGAGACTGCAAGTATCCAAGCTTGGGATAATATCATCTGTAGGCAAGCTGCACTGAACATACTTGCATCAGTCTTCCCATGGCACGGGAAAGGCATGATCTTCATGCCACCTGAGCTCCAATACCAAAGTACATCAAAATCTAAAACCGATGACAGAAGTCCTAATCTGAATTATCTTTGCTCTATTTAAGACTGTTGTATATAAGTGTAAAAGGAATTGAATATACACAACTTATTTTTTCTATTTCCCTCATTAGGCAGACAAAAAGATACTAAACAGTAAAAGACAAAGCCCCATGAGACTTGTGAAAgtccttttaatattttcttgcCAAGAAAATATTATACATAGTTCATTAAAAAACACCACTGGCATCTTATTTGAATATTAGATATATGAGCAGAATTAATAGAGAGCATACTTTATAACCTAATTTATGCTCGAACTAGCAATGAAAATAATAGTCTTTCTACCTGGCTACAGGCATATGGCTAAGTTGATTCACTCCTAATGCGTTACTGCCAGAATTCtgcgctgctgtgctgcagagtaatatttttcctcctgaatacaaATAACAAATGTTCCCTTGTTATTGGGTTTTGCAAGTACAAAAGAAAATGACACAACTCATTGAACAGGAAATTACaactttattgtattttttaGCTCTTGTGACCTTTGTTGTTGTCAAGagacaaacacatttttaaagacaCATTTTCATAAACATACCACAGCTGCTAGATAGTCAACCACTGGAGCATTGGGGAACACTGCAATATTTACAGATTTGAGCTGAGTAAGACAAATAATAGAACAGATGAACAATGCTGATCCTTGCATTATTTGGCACACACATTGTCAGCTCTTACAGTTTTTAAAACTCAAGAGACTTCAAACAATAAGAGTATTAATGTATAAACACAATTCTAATTGTTTCCAGCACCGTAGCAAGTTATATGAAAAGGTTAACTCAGCCCTAGAACGTAAAACAAAGGTTGCAAGCAGGTTtttaactgaaacacagcaagtatATGATCACTGCACTCAACCTAACCACCATGCCTAAATCCCATCTTCCAAAATCCTATGTGCCCTGAACTCTCATTAATGTAATGGGGAGTAAGAGACCAAGGGGCCCAAAAGAATCTAGCTTCAGCTTTCTAACAGGAACGCTGCTGACAAAAATATAAGTGCAACAAAAGACTTGTTCTTGCTGACTCAAAAGGACCCTCAAAAGAAAGAGCACATTTAACAGCAATACCTGATCCAGCATCACCAGATAGCTGTTTCTGTACACAGACTTCTTGAGTATCTTCTAATTTGCCCTCAGGATTTGAggtctgaaggggaaaaaaggaaacaaattcaaTTTCTCATAGGCAAGTTGTGAAGTGTGGGACAATTCCTATAGGATGAAGTTCAAAGTTATCAGAAGGGCGACACATACACTTTTTAAGAGCTGGCCACTGTGAGGAACAACAGCAAACAGCATGGATTGATTTTAATAATCCATACAACTAGTTTCAAGTCTTCCTTAGGAAATGAATAAAGATTGTTTTAAGACTATGGAGTGCTGTGCTGGATAGAACTaggaaggaaaggctgagaataTCAGCAGCCTTAAACTTTCCTCAACCTACAGTAGCGTAATCTTATGGCTCCATAGATTACATGATTTCCTAGTAAACAAACTTGAATTAAGAAAACaggcttctgatttttttttttttaaaggaaaagcattAGAATTTTCTGACTTTTAGATAAATCTTTATTTGTAGATGTTCtttcaaaagagaataaaaattttTGTTCTTCAGTCTTCTGCAGCACTTCTTCAAATCAAATGGGAATGTAATAAAGCCACATTTGGTTTTACTTACTTCCAAAGTTCTTGACATAGATTTCATTCCTGCCTAGGCTGTGATTTTTACCTCTAGTTTTGAGTTTTCTTGAatagtgggaggaaggaaataatCAGGATCAGGAGTCAAAAATTCTTCAGACACATCAGGAGATGAATCAGGGGAACAGCATAATTCCTTTGAATGCACCTGTGAAAGATGTTATTATTTAAGATGGTTTCTCCACTCCCTATTGAAGAATATGCATTTTAGTCCATAATGTTAAACACTACATCAAGCTGAAACAATATTTAATTTGACCACTCTGTTTCAGTCCTGGTTCCTGCTGCTTAGATTACCCTCACAGTTTACAGAGgtgagggggtgggggtggagaaGGATTGCTAATCAGATTGCAACTGAAAAGTCAGCACTAGCTAGCTGTCATCACAGTTCACTGTGCAATGTGCAGAGTCTAGGCTAAACTGTTTTATAGATAACTAGCAAAAATGAGATTTCTTGGATTACTATACATACTCTGGAGAGATTCTCGACTTGTTGAGGAATGACCAAATTCTTTTGATGGGCCGTTCCAGACTCTGCTTGCTCATCTTTTGATGGTGACGGGCAACTTCTCCCTAGTATGTCGCAACAGATGCAACTATTACGCAAAGAATAATGTGGACTGAGCGGTCAGAACCACTGAGGGAATATCAGTGAGAGTAAAGACAGCAAAGCTACCTGATCTGTCAGGAACATGCTGCAATAAAGACAGTTAAACACTCACATCATTAATCCAGACATGTGAAGCTTTCCTTGTTCCTTTCTCCATAACTATTATGAGCGTGCTTATCCACTGCAGTGCTACAGAAAAAGCATCTTTGAAGTCTGATTGAAAAAATAAAGGCAGGAAAGCATGTTCCATAGATTTGAAAGCTTTGGGTCTCTAATGCTGATAAGATAATCAATGATGAAGGGTCTCTGAGCTCACTGGACACTACATTCATCtattaaaacataaataataGACTAAGCAAAGTATTATGTTCTTCAGTGACTAACCCATTGACCTGCTTTGGGGGAAGACTCTGGAAAAAAAGATGGCCAATTACTGTAACAAAATCACAGAAGCTAAAATCTAGTGGGAGTGTgagagacaaaatatttttttctgcagcctTACCTCCAAAACTTTTGAATGCAGACTCCAGGTCACTCTCCTCAGATTCAGATCTCCCCTCACTGCCCAGATCCTCAACACTGTCACCTGCCTTCCACCCGCTATCTTTCTGCCAGTCTTGACTTTTTTGGACTCTGACAGTGACATGTTGAAAGGCTTCCTTTATACTCTCAGCTTCACTTTCAGACGTATATTCACTGGGTGGATATGGAGAGATGAGTTCCAGTTGTCCTGAAGCCACTCTTCTGGCCATCTGTTTTACCTCAGctacacaaaaggaaaaaagtcaccTGTCCACACAACAGAATTTGAAATGTCAAACCTTTCCCCGTGTTTCATGGTGTCTGCAGACTTGGAAATGTTAAGGTTACAGCCTGTAGATTTCTTATTGTCAGAAGAGCTAGACACTTCTCTTTTAAAGGAAAGTTCAAAACCTGCATAAGCTGATGCGGACAGGCCTTTACAAGAACAATTTTCATTCGTTTgaattgtttatttttcatgCTGTACTGCCATCCAGTGGTCACTGCTATACTACCCTCTCTGAATTATACGCTGTCCCTCCCTTACATCCTCAGAACAGGGTCAaaattgtggttgtgatgactcCACACCCTGAATGAGCAAGACAGGATCCTACTCATCTTGTTTTCCTCCAAAACAGCCTAATAGATCAGTTAAGGCATCCAGATCTTTAAGTGACAAAATGTTGAGGTTTTAATACACCACCCTGCAAGCAAGGATCACTAACCATAATGTTGATTAACACTGATTTACTTACTCCTCCATTCTGATTGCATCATCCTTCTCTCCTCACTTATTTTGGTACTGTGAATTGCAGGTGTTGATTTGGGACAGCACCTACAATAGATTGTTAGGAAACACATCAAACTTAATTCACAAGTGTATCGTGTTAAGGATTTGCAAGTCAGCAAAACACTAATTTTTTCAGTGTTAATTAAAAGGCTCAGAGCACACATGCTCTAAGAACCCAATGGAATTAACATACTGAACAAAACTAACAGAAGCTTAGAAAGCACAGACACGACTTTAGGTCTATTATGGATTAGCTAGACAAGTGATAATTTAGAATCTAGATTTCAAAGGCTGTCAACTACCTTCAAATGACATATCTAAACACTGATATACACTGAGTGCTATGTAGATTTGCATCATTAGGTCAGTAAGCCAATCAGTGGACACCAAAGATACAACTACAGAGAGCAGGgacaatatttaaaagaaaaacaaacaaaaaaaccactataGCAAACCAGACTAACCAATGTATGGTTTAGCAAGACTTTCCTACACTCGCAGCCCCTAACATCGGGCCTAGTTCTACACCTATGAAAGTCTAAGTATTTCCACTTAGAATTGAATGAAGCTGTGCATAGAGTGGAACCATCCTAACCAGTATCAGTATTATTTTAAACTTCCTTATTAGATTGCTCTCCTCAGGCATTGCCACAGTTCAGGACCAACCTACTTGACACCACCCCTTGAAAACTATGCACGTTTCCACATATATTTACACGTCTAATGatatacatacacataaacaTACATCTCTATATATATTAAAgtcatttaaacattttaaaacaattttaatatAGTGAGACATCATTCATCACACCAGTTTCTACCTCTGCCAATTCTAGCCCTTGGGTGGCGACCACAGAGCTCTGGCAGAAAAGCATGTGGAATCTGTCAGATCACAACTCCTTACCAGTAGCTGCCTTGTCACAGCAGTTATCCTGTCAGCTCTGCAGCTGACGAGTCACAGGGTCCTAATTGGATGGGTGGCTTTTGGCTTACCGAGAAAACATTCAACGTCATCTTTAACCCTGGATGTGTCCACTTTTGACAGTGGCTGTAGTGAGATGAATCTGCTGGAATTCATTCTTTTGTGGATACGATCAGAACTCACCACCTTTCTTCTTCAATTCCACTTGCTGCAGAACGTGAATCACCCCCTTTCTGACACTGCAAGGTGAACTTTTTTTTGCATCTCTGAGATACACGTGGGAGCAATCGCTGAAACGAGTCCAACAAGCCGTGACTCAGCACACGTCAGGCACTCCTGCGGTAATTCTGACGAGAGCTATGAGGCATACTAAGAACCAGACCATGCAAACTGTATTCCCAAGGCTTTATTTCAGTAGCACTGCTCATGCGAAAGGATGACAGCTCCAGGCCTTAACCCAGTAAAAACTCTGCTATGGATTTCTAGCAGGTTTCATACATGTGCAAGACGACTGCCCCAACATGTGGTTCCACAGGGAATGAGTGGATCCAGACAATTCAAGATTATTCCCACAGCAAATATGAATTTCTTTCTTTACCGTTCTCTTTGGGCTAAGCATGTCAACTACTTACATTTCAATAATCAAAACAATCTAGAAGTTATTATGAAGTGATAGCTCTGGCTTCCATAACCAAGTATACAACACCTCCCCCAACACCTTCTTCTGCTTCCTCTTTTCCCCCAGCCCCACCCCCATTTTAGTGCAAGACTTTCTTCCCTACAGAGGCACCGGTCTAATTTAATCTAAGgtctaaaattattttctaaggATCCAGGAAGAACAAGACATATCAATGTACTGTGAGCCAAAAAACCTGCAGATGGAGAAGATACAGCAAGGTCTCcttatgtgttttttctttctttctttctttttttttttaagacaaatttgAACAGTACTTGTTTAATGATGCATTCCTGCATGCAAAATTGTGCACATCAATATGATAATCAGGACACAAAAATCCAAGGCCATTTTTTAAGTATAATTTGAATAGTTTCATGTCATGAACTATCAGTACAACAAGCAGGCATGAAACTGCTCAAAATACTAGTTAGAGCAATCCAGGGCCATAAGTAAAGCTGTAATgtatgtatgaaaaaaaaaaccaaaaaaacaaaaaaaaaccctagttttTTGTGGAAATAAAGGAAGTAACACTATTGCACCATTGAGCTGACTGTTCTCTACTCCATGAACAATGTGTTTGGCATACACATATTTTAAAAGGTAGAAAAGCTATAGATTCTGCCCTTGCTTTTGGACAGCATCCAGAACCATGTCTCTATTCACTACCACAATCCCACTGAAGAACCTAGTAGTGATAAATGCACAGTTGCCCTGCTCAACACTTTACCTCACAATCTAGGTCCATTTGATCATCCAGGCTTTTCACTGTGCTGAAGCTgaatttgtcttcatttttagTCTTACTCCTCTGAGAAAAGCACTTCTGCTTCTCCTTCTGGATTGCCCATGTTCCCTCAGCTGCCTTTGGAATAGCTTGGAAATGGTCGCCACCCAAAACTCCTTGTGCCTGACATGTTATCAGCGGTGCAATATAGTCACTTGATGGTGGACCTATAGCCTTCCATAAAAAAGTATTAACTCTGGAAAATGGGCTATTGGCATTTTGAGGAATATCATCAGATCTGTTCCAGGATCTTTCTAGAAAAACCTGCTTAGAAGTCTGATTCATTTGGACTTCCTGGAGCAGCTTCCTTTGCTTCTCAGCAGTCTCTAATTCGTTTAGTTTCTCCTCTGTTCTGCACAGGGATCCTGATGCCTGCTGCAACATGCTCTGAGCAATCTTTAGATTAAGGACACATTTGCTGATGTGCTGCCCAGTTTGGGATGGACTACTCATTCTTTTCCCAGCATCTCCTCTCACTTGTGATTGCTTGCACGGCTCAGAGGCCTCATTtatcctttcttcctcttctgtagTGTACTCTGTACCTGATTCTGAAAAGCTGCCTTCCTTATCAACTGGCTTTTCCTCACAGTGCATTCCAGGGGATGCAAATAGGTCTCTGAGGGTAGCCTTATCttctttttgctgcctttttttatcCTTCAGATTATAACCTAGCACAGTGCCTCCTTCCAGAAAGTCTTCATGAAATTCTGGGTAATCGACAAagatttcattcatttcaaaGCTACAGAGGCTCTCATCCACATCACTGACACTGCAGGTCACCTGGAGTTCAGAAGCTACATCATGGCTTTTTTCCCATGCAACTGGCTGTAGACTGCTTGGTGTCTCACCATCCACTAAAGCCTCAGACTCCTCAGGAAAACCAGAGTATCTTTGGGCAGGAGAgttacctggaaaaaaaataaataaataaaaataaaaataaaaaatcagctgTTAAGTGTTAAGCTGCTCCTCCAGATGTCCGTTGCTTCACATTGCTTTCACCCATTTAGGAGTCCACACATTTTAGTTCTTACATGAGCAACACTTCATTCCCTCTATTGAAGACAATGTGCCTGCACTTCAATGACTAATTAGATGTACAGTCTTGAGCTTATATTAATAATTAGGGTGCTAGCTAGAATCCAAATCTCATAGCCTTCTGTTTTCAAACTGTGTCACCAAATCTGTAAGCGCTTGCATTTTAATTATTAAGAGTAGACCCTCATGCACTGAGGGACATGCTAAGTGGAGGATACACGACATCTTGCTGAACCGAAACTCACCAATCTCTGTTATCTCTTCTCCTTCCAATCCCAGTGTTCTTTCACGGTAGTTAAAAGCTGATGCTAAACAGATGTTTATGTCAGCCAAGACAGCAGACCTTTGTGCTTTTGGTATTTCATCAGCATGACCAGTTTGAGACTCAGTCAAGTCCTGTAATGCGAGAAATGCTATAAAATACAATTACATTTGACAAAACAATGCCTCCAGCTTCTATTTTAAGGTGATTTGTCTCCATGATCAGAGAAGGATACTCTCAAGTTCAGATTTGACACAAGAAAATCCTTCCACCTAGATTCAAGCAAAATGACCTAAATTTGAATAGACATTAACTCTGATTAACcaaatgctatttaaaaagcacaaaaggcTACAATCCTGGAAGTCACCTTTAAGTCATTCTTCATCAGGTACTGAATATCCTGAAGGTTCATGGAACGGTTCTTCTGCTTAGGTTCTAGCCCTGACTTTACAATATCATAATAGGGTTTCGGAAGTCTGACATCCGCTTCTAAATGCTGTCCCGAACTTACGAGCTGTTTAATAACTGAGTCTTCATGACCATCCCAGGGAAGTGTTTCTACAAGACATGTAACAGACTTTATACATTACAAGCTATATATTAATGCTAATAAAAGTCAGAGACACAGAAGTATTGTCTGGACGTTCCATAATTTACAGCTTCCAGCACTCAGTCCAGTCCAGCTTCTCCTCTCTATCTACAGCCAGCAGTAGATGATTTCAAggaggctgacagaaatctctcTAGTAAACAGCTATGCAATAGCCCACAGTGGATTCTTCACTCTCAACTAGTTGGTAGAGGGTTTAATTTTTAGGATAATTGTTTATCCTCCTTCACTGTCAAAGTAGTCAAAGTCAATATATGTGTCATCACCTGAAGTTCATCTCTAAGTTATCTTAGTGATCAAAAGGATCAAAGTTCTACAGGCTCATTTTGCGCTTTGCAAAGCACTAACTGAATGCTTTGTTGTCCTTGCattaagagaaaagaaacagcGGAAAAAACACTACAGAAAATTGCATCTAATATCTATCCTTAATCCCATCCTTCAGCTTTGCAATTTTGAACTTTTCAATTTCATTTTACAAAAGTTTTCACTAGCTTTTGCCATtgtcattaactttttttttcttttgccttgaaGTTTTCCTCTTCCAGGTTAACTCTATTTGTGTAATCATGGCAAGGTTTTACAGAATCACATAAGGAAATTAAACAGACATTTGGGGGCTGAGAGTCCACACTGAAAACATTCAGCAGACTACCCTAGTGACAAAAGTCTAAATCTACAGATATACCTGTCAAGGCCTCCTGCATTATTGTACAGAAGCTATAAATATCCGACTTGGTTGTGACAGTTTTCTCAAGGATTACTTCAGGAGAGCACCATTTATACAGCTGGATTGGGACAGGAATACGAGTCAGATCACTGTGTTCTCCTCCATCTctgctgtataaaaaaaaaaagttagatattGGGATACAGAAAACACTCAGCTAGAAGTTATGTCTTTTGGAATTAAGCATCTGAGtttgttacattttctttttgtttaaattattccCACTCTCCCCACATTTAGCAAGACAATGAACCTAGAAGGTCCAAAGTAGACCTGCAAAAATCTCTAATATTTTCACAtcaataaatactgtattttggcACTACACAGCAGAGACCTCTGCTGGTGAAAGTAATATCTTTCAAAAATTTACActcaaaaataaatcagaaaaagttaaaaatttCCCAATAACATTTTTACAACCAACCCTTTAAGATCTGGCCAGTGTGCTCAGACCATAGGCAAAAGACAAGAAAGTGCCACCTAGTCTGTCaaatgtttgttttgcagtgcATACTTATGTCTAGAAGCTGACTTCCCCCTTCTCTACAAACagtaattttttaaattcttgCTCATATCACAGTAAACTGTATCTGTCAAAAACATGGTAGCTATAAGTAACAGCCAAGATTAATAAACTGAGTTTGCAAGGATGTTACAAAATGTCTTTGTTCCTTTCAGCACATTTCCATCGGTAAGTTTTTGTTTAAGCCAATTTTACCCTCACTTTACAGTTTAACCAGCCAACTTCTCCCTTTCTAGACCGACTGCATTACAGCAAAGTAGTATTTTgaaaaagtaagaggaaaaaaaaaatggtgtccctcataaaagaaacaaaaatgtactAAAGCCTCCTCTTGTCCCTGGGTATCCTTAACAACCACCAGCTCAGCGAGGTGCGAGAGCCTCAGCCCTTTCAGGATAAGCCTCCCTAAGCACAAGCTCATTACAACAAAAACAGGCTTAAATTGCTTTCTGCCCAGCAACAGAATTAGTGACTCAAAGAGGAATTGCATCTCTGTTCACCAACATCGGGTTCTGTTTCTCCATGATGGTACTTTTATACTCCAGTAAAGAGCTTCTTCTCTAACTAGCTTCTATTCTCAAATACTTACAACTAACATAAAAATTAAGTGCACGAGATTTGCCATGTTACCTGAAGCGAAGTTAATGTACCTGCGCAGAAACGACTGAATTTTTTACTCCTGTTG
It encodes:
- the TEX14 gene encoding inactive serine/threonine-protein kinase TEX14 isoform X9 produces the protein MIKMEKIHNTGQCQLEKKVVLRKVDSSKALICSPSRFGGLVQGNVESPLSRFLKGGANSARNIYSFGFGKFYLTGSRHLGYLASLPIIGEKEVVQADDEPTFAYHVGPYMIMTNLMWGGSRVTVKELSFEPHQNCSKLRLADLLIAEQEYSSKLRHPHLLQLMSVCLSSDLEKTRLVYERVNFGSLYSILHERRSEFPVLRMETILHLLLQINDTLRFLHSRGFIHRSVTSYAIQIVSSGEAKLCNLEYMIESRDGGEHSDLTRIPVPIQLYKWCSPEVILEKTVTTKSDIYSFCTIMQEALTETLPWDGHEDSVIKQLVSSGQHLEADVRLPKPYYDIVKSGLEPKQKNRSMNLQDIQYLMKNDLKDLTESQTGHADEIPKAQRSAVLADINICLASAFNYRERTLGLEGEEITEIGNSPAQRYSGFPEESEALVDGETPSSLQPVAWEKSHDVASELQVTCSVSDVDESLCSFEMNEIFVDYPEFHEDFLEGGTVLGYNLKDKKRQQKEDKATLRDLFASPGMHCEEKPVDKEGSFSESGTEYTTEEEERINEASEPCKQSQVRGDAGKRMSSPSQTGQHISKCVLNLKIAQSMLQQASGSLCRTEEKLNELETAEKQRKLLQEVQMNQTSKQVFLERSWNRSDDIPQNANSPFSRVNTFLWKAIGPPSSDYIAPLITCQAQGVLGGDHFQAIPKAAEGTWAIQKEKQKCFSQRSKTKNEDKFSFSTVKSLDDQMDLDCERLLPRVSQRCKKKFTLQCQKGGDSRSAASGIEEERWCCPKSTPAIHSTKISEERRMMQSEWRTEVKQMARRVASGQLELISPYPPSEYTSESEAESIKEAFQHVTVRVQKSQDWQKDSGWKAGDSVEDLGSEGRSESEESDLESAFKSFGGRSCPSPSKDEQAESGTAHQKNLVIPQQVENLSRVHSKELCCSPDSSPDVSEEFLTPDPDYFLPPTIQENSKLETSNPEGKLEDTQEVCVQKQLSGDAGSGGKILLCSTAAQNSGSNALGVNQLSHMPVASGEAAQEVILREPQKESREKDISLTDIQDLSSISCEQESYSKDINCKTPRASHAPTSVSTPLSSEEKLPVAIEKYRHSHEIALDTSSWVSQEISSAVSRTFTTAYEEGKSTETSSDSSGACSSGLNKLSRLSVIAPSLRSIRKESALSQTSNHFIDELPPPAQELLDGIEYLKQQDSTTQDFKEEALYGCGVPIKVSDQIKIEDREAKKETERNEKRDHSLWTEETLNLAEETERAHSTLDDILERMLHTVPEDEENQEQPQVHTPRAANLNDPGDGGMKNGVKECKTRGESREPESCAGSPEDPHHEDQKFRLRRQLSWASPFRVIVLDQSSPPP